Below is a window of Chloroflexia bacterium SDU3-3 DNA.
GGCGAACTCATCTTGCCGTTCGCGCAGCAGGTGAATAACAGATTGAAGCTCATCCTTGCTCTTGCTGGCCACGCGCAGCGAGTCGCCCTGGATGCGCGCCTGGACCTTGGGCGCGTGCTCGCGGATGAGCTTCTGGAGCTTCTTGGCCAGATCGTCGGGGATGCCCTGCTGGAGCTTGGCCACCTGGCGGGCGCGCGGCCCGCTGACCTCTTCCACCACGCCGAAGTCGAAGATCTTCACCGAGAGGTTGCGGCGTATGGCCTTGGTGAGCAGGATATCGCGCACCGCCGTCAGATGCATGTCCGACTCGGTGGTGATGGTCAGCGAGGTGTCATCTAGGTCGATGGTGGTCTTGCTATCTTTGAGGTCGTAGCGGGTGGAGATCTCGCGCCGGGCCTGGTCAACGGCGTTGATCAGCTCCTGGCGGTCGAACTCGGACACGACATCGAAGCTACTTTCTGCAGGCATAGTTCCTCATTTCTCTTTTGTATTATGCCATATCTGCGGCGAAAATAGTGCGAGGATGGCCGAAGCTCGGCCATCCTCAGTGGTATACGCCTCTGTCGGTGCGGTCGGTCTACTGTGGCGGCCACGCGAAGTCGAACACCTGGCCCTCGCTGCCCAGCGGCCCCTGCTCGACGCCGTTGATGGTGACGTAGACCACCCCGGCGTTGCCGGCCCGCACCCGCACGCTGTTCTGCGCGCTGAAGTCGCGGATGGTGCTGGCGCTCAGCGCGCCCTCGTAGATCACCTTGCGGTCGGTGGTGATCCGGATCCACGAGCCCTTGTGGTCGCCGGGGGCGATCCGCACCGACCCGACGATCGGGGCGCTCTGCGCCTGCGCGGTGGGCGTGGGGGTGCTGATCGCGCCGCCCGCCACCTGCTGGTCGGGCGGGGTGGCTGCGGGCGTGGTGGGCTGGCTGGCCACGGCGGGCTGATCCGACGCTGCGGTGGTGGGCACGCTGCCCCAGGTGGGCAGCGGCTCGGGCGTGGGGGCCACGGTGGGCACGTCGCCGGTGGCCAGCTGCGACCCGCCGCCGGTGCTGGTCAGGTTCATCACCAGGTAGAGAATGCATACGAAGGCGATCACCACGAAGAACACGCCGAAGAAGCTGGGCACAAACAGGCCGCGGATCTTGGGCGTGGATGTGGTGGCGACAACCTTGATCGGGTCGGTGCTGCCCCGATCGACACGATAGAGCTCGATGAGTTCCTCGGCGCCCATGCCGAGATACCCGGCATAGTTGCGGATAAAGCCCCGCGCGTAGACATCGCCAGGGAGGTGCTGGTAGTCGCCGTCCTCCAGCGCCACGATGTAGCGCGGTAGGATGCGCGTTTCGGCAGATGCCTGCGCCACGGAGATGCCTTGCGCCTCGCGTGCAGCACGCAGCCGCTCGCCGAGTTGACTCATGGTGCTACTCTCTCGCTAAGAAGTTCATCGTATACGTTCGTATGCCGTGAGATTTGTGCCATTATACCATACCTAGTTTTATGCAAATCCATTTTGCAGCTTGTACATGCGTTCTTCTCTTGCAGTTATTTTCGAGAAAGAAGTATGTGTTCTATAGCTTTTGGATGTTTTGCATGATTGTCTGAGCAGAATCCTACCATATGGCGTAGAAATAGATCAAATGTTCGCATCTTGCTCGTTGCGCCAATTGAACGCGCTAACAGCAGGAATGACGACAGGGAGAGCGGCTAGAGTTTTGGGAAGAACACCTCGGCGGCCATGCGCAGCGACTCGGGCAGCAGCGCGAGCACAAACTGTGATAGATGAATCACATTTGGCGCATACTGCGAGTCGCGCAGCAGGCTGCTCACCTGCTCGCTGGGGATGGCGCTGAGAATGGCTAGGATCACCGTGGCCACGATCGCGCCTTGGGCCACGCCCAGCAGCCCGCCGATCAGGTGGTCGGCCCAGCCCAAGAACAGCACTTCGGCCACCTGGTGCAGCACCGAGGCGATCAGGCTGCTGGCGGTGGTGACGGCCACAAACACCGCCGCGAAGCCTAGGATGTCGGCCACGCGCCCGGTGGGGCCGAAGCCCTCGATCCAGTCGGCCACGCCGCCGCCGTAGCGGCTGGCCAGCACGATACCGACAAGCACGCCCACCACCGACAGCACCTGCCGGATGATCCCCCAGTAGAGGCCCAGGAGGCCCGATATGCCCACCAGGGCGATGATCAGCATGTCGATGATATTCATGTCCGCGCGCTCCCGCCTTGTGCCCGCATGGTTGTTCGATAGATGCCCCAATGCCTTTTAGACGAATGCCCGGCCTATTTCGTTGCATCCGCAAAAGGTATGGGCCAGATAGCAAAAACGGGGCCTGGGAAGGTTCCCAGGCCCCGCGCTGCTCGCTCTGTCGGGTGGCGCTACTCGACGGTGTACTCGCCCTCGACCACGCCATCGTCCTTGGGGGCGCTGCTGCTGCCGCCCGCGCTGCCATCCTGGCTGTAGGCTGCCTGGCCCAGCTGCATGATCGCCTGCTGAAGATCCGCCGAGAGCGACTTCATCTTCATCTCGTCCTCCTGCGAGATAGCCTCGCGCAGGTCTTTGATCAGGCCCTCGATCTTGGCCTTCTGCACGCCGTCGACCTTGTCGCCAAGCTCGCCCAGGGTCTTCTCGGCCTGGTAGGTCGTGCTGTCGGCCTGGTTCTTCAGCTCCACCAGCTCGCGGCGGCGCTTGTCGTCGCTGGCGTGCGACTCGGCGTCGCGCACCATCCGGTCGATCTCATCCTTGTTCAGGTTGGTCGAGGCCGTGATGGTGATGCGCTGCTCCTTGTTGGTGGCGCGGTCCTTGGCGCTCACGTTCAGGATGCCGTTGGCGTCGATGTCGAACGTGACCTCGATCTGGGGCACGCCGCGCGGGGCGGATGGGATGCCCTCCAGCCGGAAGCGGCCCAGCGTCATGTTGTCGGGTGCCATCTCGCGCTCGCCCTGGAGGATGTGGATGTCCACCGCCGTCTGGCCATCCGCCGCCGTCGAGAAGATCTCGCTCTTGCGGGTGGGGATGGTGGTGTTGCGCTCGATCAGCCGCGTCATGATGCCGCCCATGGTCTCCACGCCCAGCGAGAGCGGGGTGACATCCAGCAGCACCACGTCCTTCACCTCGCCGCCCAGCACGCCAGCCTGGATGGCCGCGCCGATCGCCACCACCTCGTCGGGGTTCACCGACTTGTTCGGCTCCTTGCCGGTGATCTTGCGCACCATCTCCTGCACCACGGGCATGCGGGTCGAGCCGCCGACCAGCACCACCTCGTCCAGGCCGCCTGCGGTGATGCCCGCATCGCGCAGCGCCTGCTGGAACGGCCCCTTGAGCCGCTCGGTCAGGTCGTTGGTGAGCTGCTCGAACTTGGCGCGGGTGATGTTCAGCTGCAGGTGCTTGGGGCCGCTGGCGTCGGCCGTGATGAACGGCAGGTTGATCTCGGTCTGGCTCATGCTGGAAAGCTCGATCTTGGCCTTCTCGGCGGCCTCTTTCAGGCGCTGGAGAGCCTGGCGATCCTTGCCCAGGTCGATGCCCTGATCCTTGCGGAACTCGTCGATCAGCCAGTCCACCACGCGCTGGTCGTAGTCGTCGCCGCCCAGGTGGGTGTCGCCGTTGGTGGCCTTCACCTCCACCACGCCATCGCCCACCTCCAGCACCGACACGTCGAAGGTGCCGCCGCCGAGGTCGAAGACCAGGATCTTCTCCTCTTTCTGCTTGTCCAGCCCGTAGGCCAGCGCCGCAGCGGTCGGCTCGTTGATGATGCGCAGCACCTCAAGGCCGGCGATCTTGCCCGCGTCCTTGGTGGCCTGGCGCTGGCTGTCGTTGAAGTAGGCCGGCACGGTGATCACGGCCTGCGTCACCGGCTCGCCCAGGTAGGCTTCGGCGTCGGTCTTCAGCTTCTGCAGCACCATGGCCGAGATCTCCTGCGGGGCGTACTCTTTGCCGGTGTTGGTGGAGTGGATGCGGATGTCGCCGCGCGCGCCCTTCGAGACCTTGAACGGCACCATCTCGCGCTCGGTCGGCACCTCGTCGTAGTTGTGGCCGATGAAGCGCTTGACCGAGTACAGCGTGTTCTCGGGGTTGATGGTGGCCTGGCGCTTGGCCGTCTGCCCAACGAGGCGCTCGCCGGTCTTGGTGAACGCGATCACGGATGGGGTGGTGCGGTTGCCCTCTGCATTGGCTATAACAACAGGGTCGCCGCCTTCCATCACCGCGACAACCGAGTTTGTGGTTCCAAGGTCGATGCCAACAATCTTCGCCATGAGTGTTTCCTCCTCAGTGAATTGCGGCTGCG
It encodes the following:
- a CDS encoding helix-turn-helix domain-containing protein → MSQLGERLRAAREAQGISVAQASAETRILPRYIVALEDGDYQHLPGDVYARGFIRNYAGYLGMGAEELIELYRVDRGSTDPIKVVATTSTPKIRGLFVPSFFGVFFVVIAFVCILYLVMNLTSTGGGSQLATGDVPTVAPTPEPLPTWGSVPTTAASDQPAVASQPTTPAATPPDQQVAGGAISTPTPTAQAQSAPIVGSVRIAPGDHKGSWIRITTDRKVIYEGALSASTIRDFSAQNSVRVRAGNAGVVYVTINGVEQGPLGSEGQVFDFAWPPQ
- a CDS encoding CvpA family protein, with amino-acid sequence MNIIDMLIIALVGISGLLGLYWGIIRQVLSVVGVLVGIVLASRYGGGVADWIEGFGPTGRVADILGFAAVFVAVTTASSLIASVLHQVAEVLFLGWADHLIGGLLGVAQGAIVATVILAILSAIPSEQVSSLLRDSQYAPNVIHLSQFVLALLPESLRMAAEVFFPKL
- a CDS encoding YajQ family cyclic di-GMP-binding protein, which encodes MPAESSFDVVSEFDRQELINAVDQARREISTRYDLKDSKTTIDLDDTSLTITTESDMHLTAVRDILLTKAIRRNLSVKIFDFGVVEEVSGPRARQVAKLQQGIPDDLAKKLQKLIREHAPKVQARIQGDSLRVASKSKDELQSVIHLLRERQDEFAVPLQFNNYR
- the dnaK gene encoding molecular chaperone DnaK, which produces MAKIVGIDLGTTNSVVAVMEGGDPVVIANAEGNRTTPSVIAFTKTGERLVGQTAKRQATINPENTLYSVKRFIGHNYDEVPTEREMVPFKVSKGARGDIRIHSTNTGKEYAPQEISAMVLQKLKTDAEAYLGEPVTQAVITVPAYFNDSQRQATKDAGKIAGLEVLRIINEPTAAALAYGLDKQKEEKILVFDLGGGTFDVSVLEVGDGVVEVKATNGDTHLGGDDYDQRVVDWLIDEFRKDQGIDLGKDRQALQRLKEAAEKAKIELSSMSQTEINLPFITADASGPKHLQLNITRAKFEQLTNDLTERLKGPFQQALRDAGITAGGLDEVVLVGGSTRMPVVQEMVRKITGKEPNKSVNPDEVVAIGAAIQAGVLGGEVKDVVLLDVTPLSLGVETMGGIMTRLIERNTTIPTRKSEIFSTAADGQTAVDIHILQGEREMAPDNMTLGRFRLEGIPSAPRGVPQIEVTFDIDANGILNVSAKDRATNKEQRITITASTNLNKDEIDRMVRDAESHASDDKRRRELVELKNQADSTTYQAEKTLGELGDKVDGVQKAKIEGLIKDLREAISQEDEMKMKSLSADLQQAIMQLGQAAYSQDGSAGGSSSAPKDDGVVEGEYTVE